A stretch of Xanthocytophaga agilis DNA encodes these proteins:
- a CDS encoding AraC family transcriptional regulator, whose protein sequence is MGEQTKDLGGIIYSTYTDANRSGEQFIHEHHLAYIISGSLSIIDGGQTDTFNAGDIVLLRKNNLGKFIKQPAKDGHFIAITILLDNETLVNVSKGQQLAEEVYASSQAVVSIGPDVLLTNYFHSLLPYFEEVLTEDLIHYKKQEAILLLLRCNPSLRNILFDFGVPGKIDLEEFMNRNFRYNVSLDKFAYLTGRSLASFKRDFEKIFNTSPNRWIQQRRLKEAHYLIREKKQKPSDVYLEVGFESLSHFSYSFKQFFGKNPSSLS, encoded by the coding sequence ATGGGAGAACAAACCAAAGATCTGGGTGGAATTATTTATTCCACTTATACAGATGCTAACCGATCTGGAGAGCAATTTATCCATGAACACCATTTAGCATATATTATTTCAGGCAGTCTGTCCATCATTGATGGTGGTCAAACTGATACATTTAATGCAGGTGATATAGTATTGCTGCGAAAAAATAATCTTGGAAAGTTTATTAAGCAGCCTGCAAAAGACGGGCATTTTATTGCCATTACAATTCTTCTTGACAATGAAACTTTAGTAAATGTCAGTAAAGGACAACAGCTTGCCGAAGAAGTATATGCTTCTTCGCAAGCTGTTGTGTCGATAGGCCCAGATGTATTGCTAACAAATTATTTTCATTCGCTGCTTCCTTACTTTGAAGAAGTATTGACAGAAGATCTAATACACTATAAAAAACAGGAAGCAATTCTATTACTGCTAAGATGTAATCCTTCCTTAAGAAATATTCTCTTTGACTTTGGCGTTCCAGGCAAAATAGATCTGGAAGAATTTATGAATCGCAACTTCCGATACAATGTCTCTCTTGATAAGTTTGCCTATCTGACGGGGAGAAGTCTGGCATCTTTCAAACGAGACTTCGAAAAGATCTTTAATACCTCTCCTAATCGATGGATACAACAACGCAGGCTCAAGGAAGCTCATTATCTCATCAGAGAAAAGAAGCAAAAGCCATCAGATGTATACCTGGAAGTAGGCTTTGAAAGCTTATCCCATTTCTCGTATTCTTTCAAACAGTTTTTTGGAAAGAACCCTTCTTCTCTATCATAA
- a CDS encoding 4Fe-4S dicluster domain-containing protein: MAIIITDDCINCGACEPECPNTAIYEGGAEWTWGEGTQLQFIELEDGSKLGGKDPQEPVSNDFYYIVPGKCTECKGFHEEPQCAAVCPVDCCVEDPDYRETEEELLAKKAWLHNEDAVIA; encoded by the coding sequence ATGGCTATTATCATAACCGACGATTGCATCAACTGTGGTGCCTGTGAACCCGAATGCCCAAATACTGCTATCTATGAAGGGGGGGCTGAGTGGACCTGGGGTGAAGGAACGCAACTACAGTTTATCGAATTGGAAGACGGCTCAAAGTTAGGGGGGAAAGATCCTCAGGAACCTGTTTCCAATGACTTCTATTATATCGTACCCGGAAAATGTACAGAGTGCAAAGGGTTTCATGAAGAACCTCAGTGTGCAGCTGTATGTCCGGTAGATTGCTGTGTAGAAGATCCAGATTACCGGGAAACAGAAGAGGAACTATTAGCTAAAAAGGCATGGTTGCATAACGAAGATGCCGTAATTGCCTGA
- a CDS encoding SDR family oxidoreductase, translating into MKTIFITGASSGLGKAAARLFISKGWKVIATMRNPEKETDLNQLPNVTLLPMDVTDHKQINETVSKAISLGKIDVVFNNAGYGLMGPLEGTSEEQIHRQLDTNLIGVILVTQALIPHFRENRDGLFLTTTSIGGQITVPFSTLYHATKWALEGFNESLAFELQEFNIRVKTIAPGGIATDFAGRSMNLSTHEAYQETFDKMLKVLSGSSIFEFSTADKIAEVAYEAATDGKDIVRYLAGPDAHTLSMQRAQQGPETFRKEIAKALLS; encoded by the coding sequence GTTGGAAGGTAATCGCAACGATGCGTAATCCAGAGAAAGAAACAGATCTGAATCAACTACCCAATGTCACACTTTTGCCAATGGATGTTACTGACCACAAACAGATCAACGAAACAGTATCCAAGGCTATATCACTTGGAAAAATAGATGTCGTTTTTAATAATGCGGGTTATGGTCTCATGGGTCCTTTGGAAGGAACGTCAGAGGAACAGATACATCGCCAACTGGATACAAATCTTATAGGAGTAATCCTGGTCACACAAGCTCTTATACCTCATTTTCGGGAGAATAGAGATGGGCTTTTTCTAACTACCACGTCTATCGGAGGTCAGATAACTGTTCCCTTCTCTACTTTGTACCATGCAACAAAATGGGCATTGGAAGGATTTAATGAGAGCCTTGCGTTTGAATTACAGGAATTTAATATTCGTGTAAAAACGATTGCTCCAGGTGGAATTGCCACTGATTTTGCTGGACGATCCATGAATCTGAGTACACATGAGGCTTATCAGGAAACGTTTGACAAAATGCTAAAGGTTCTATCCGGATCTTCTATATTTGAATTCTCAACTGCCGATAAAATTGCAGAGGTTGCATATGAAGCAGCTACTGATGGCAAAGATATAGTAAGATACCTCGCAGGCCCAGATGCACACACATTATCTATGCAAAGAGCACAACAAGGTCCGGAAACTTTTCGAAAAGAAATCGCCAAAGCATTGTTGAGCTGA